One part of the Oncorhynchus kisutch isolate 150728-3 linkage group LG22, Okis_V2, whole genome shotgun sequence genome encodes these proteins:
- the ireb2 gene encoding iron-responsive element-binding protein 2, which yields MALTSSVKGEHPFNHLIDTLKDGDRKYFNPQKLNDARYDKLPLSIRVLLEAAIRKCDGFYVKEEDVHNILDWSEQQNVAEVPFPPARVLLQDFTGIPAMVDLAAMRDAVTKHGVDPGLVNPVCPTDLIVDHSLQIDLNKCAIQNAPNPGGGDSQSQGPPSRPSPARPTPRRGSQCGGERGSCSKGGCSDTPGRPATAVQQIENTPLLCPFHLQPVSEPETALKNQELELIRNKERLQFFKWCSKAFKNVNVVPPDVGAVHQLNLEYLSQVVQESQGFIYPDSVVGTDSHTTMINGLGILGWGVGGIESEAVMLGQPISLTLPQVVGCRLVGSVNILATSIDIVLGITKHLRQAGIAGKFVEFFGPGMSQLSVPDRTTIANMCPEYNATVSFFPVDHVTLKHFKQTNFTEEKLELLEAYLKAVKLFRSYEDSSEDPQYSEVIEINLSSMVPHVSGPKRPQDRVAVSSMKEDFQSCLNEKVGFKGFHISKEKQESLVPFLHGGQEYELAHGSVVIAAVISCTNNCNPSVMLTAGLLAKKAVEAGLIVKPYIRTSLAPGSGMVTHYLNTSGVLPYLSQLGFEVIGYGCATCVGNTAPLPETVSEAIKEGDLVACGVLSGNRHFEGRLCDCVRANYLASPPLVVAYAIAGTVSINFEKEPLGVTSEGKEVYLRDVWPTREEVQQIEQDKVISSIFTELRARKEKGNTFWNNLECPESVVFPWDPKSTYIRSPSFFNKLCKEVQPPQSIENAHALLFLGDKVTTDHISPAGSIARVSAAAKYLLSKRLTPREFNSYGARRGNDAVMTRGTFASIKLQNRLIGKPGPKTVHIPSGQTLDVFEAVERYQRDGIPLIILAGKQYGSGNSRDWAAKGPYLLGVRAVIAESFEKMHKNHLVGMGIAPLQFLPGQSADSLELCGKEKFTITLPEDLSPKQMLTVKTSSGKTFSVTTLFDNEMDVAFYRHGGLLRYVARTML from the exons ATGGCGCTCACTTCCTCAGTCAAAG GGGAGCATCCTTTTAACCACCTGATTGACACGCTGAAAGATGGCGACCGGAAGTATTTCAATCCACAGAAGCTGAATGATGCAAGATACG ACAAGCTGCCTCTATCCATCCGTGTCCTCTTGGAGGCGGCCATACGCAAATGCGACGGCTTCTATGTGAAAGAAGAGGACGTCCACAACATCCTAGACTGGAGCGAGCAGCAGAATGTGGCAGAGGTGCCATTCCCTCCTGCCCGGGTCCTGCTGCAAGACTTCAC GGGCATCCCTGCCATGGTGGACCTGGCTGCCATGAGGGATGCAGTGACCAAACACGGAGTGGACCCCGGCCTGGTCAACCCTGTGTGCCCCACAGACCTTATTGTTGACCACTCGCTACAGATCGACCTCAACAAATG TGCTATACAGAACGCCCCCAACCCTGGTGGAGGGGATAGCCAGAGCCAGGGGCCTCCGTCTCGCCCCTCCCCCGCCAGACCCACACCCAGAAGGGGGTCTCAGTGtggaggcgagagaggcagctgCAGCAAAGGGGGCTGCAGTGACACCCCGGGAAGACCCGCCACTGCTGTCCAGCAGATTGAGAACACCCCTCTCCTATGCCCCTTCCATCTACAACCCGTCTCTGA ACCTGAAACAGCTCTGAAAAACCAGGAGTTGGAGCTGATCCGAAACAAAGAACGGCTGCAGTTCTTTAAG TGGTGCTCCAAAGCGTTTAAGAACGTGAACGTGGTGCCCCCGGATGTGGGCGCAGTACACCAGCTAAACCTGGAGTACCTGTCTCAGGTGGTGCAGGAGAGCCAGGGCTTCATCTACCCAGACAGCGTGGTGGGCACAGACTCTCACACCACCATGATAAACGGTCTGGGCATCCTCGGCTGGG GTGTGGGAGGGATCGAGTCGGAGGCAGTGATGCTGGGCCAGCCCATCTCTCTGACCCTTCCCCAGGTGGTTGGCTGCAGGCTAGTAGGCTCCGTCAACATCCTGGCCACGTCCATCGATATTGTTCTGGGGATCACCAAG CACCTTCGTCAGGCGGGCATAGCTGGGAAGTTTGTGGAGTTTTTTGGTCCTGGCATGTCCCAGCTGTCTGTCCCAGACAGGACCACCATCGCCAACATGTGTCCCGAATACAATGCCACCGTCAGCTTCTTCCCTGTCGACCATGTCACACTCAAACACTTTAAGCAAACAA ACTTTACTGAGGAGAAACTTGAATTATTGGAGGCTTATCTGAAGGCTGTGAAACTCTTCAGGAGCTACGAGGACTCGTCAGAAGACCCACAATATTCTGAG GTGATTGAGATCAACCTGAGCTCCATGGTGCCCCATGTGAGTGGGCCAAAAAGGCCCCAGGACAGGGTGGCTGTCAGCAGCATGAAGGAGGACTTCCAGAGCTGTCTCAACGAGAAG gtgggtttcaaagggttccatATCTCCAAGGAGAAGCAGGAGAGCCTGGTGCCTTTCCTCCACGGCGGTCAGGAGTACGAGTTGGCCCACGGCTCTGTGGTCATCGCAGCCGTCATCAGCTGCACCAACAACTGCAACCCCTCCGTCATGTTGACAGCAG GTTTGCTGGCCAAGAAAGCGGTGGAGGCGGGCCTTATCGTCAAGCCTTACATCCGCACCAGCCTGGCTCCTGGCAGTGGCATGGTCacccactacctcaacaccagTGGAGTACTGCCTTACCTCAGCCAGCTAGG GTTTGAAGTGATAGGCTATGGATGTGCCACCTGCGTTGGAAACACTGCACCTTTACCGGAGACCGTCTCTGAAGCTATCAAAGAG GGGGACTTGGTGGCCTGCGGAGTGCTATCTGGGAACAGACACTTTGAGGGACGCCTATGTGACTGTGTCAGGGCCAACTATCTGGCCTCTCCACCCTTAGTAGTGGCGTACGCCATCGCCGGCACCGTCAGCATCAACTTCGAGAAAGAGCCTCTGG GTGTGACCTCTGAGGGGAAGGAGGTGTACCTGCGGGATGTGTGGCCCACCAGGGAGGAGGTGCAGCAGATAGAGCAGGACAAGGTCATCTCTTCCATCTTCACAGAGCTCCGTGCCAGAAAGGAG AAAGGGAACACGTTTTGGAATAACCTTGAATGTCCAGAGTCTGTGGTTTTCCCATGGGATCCCAAATCCACATATATCCGCTCTCCTTCCTTCTTCAACAAACTT tgtaaAGAGGTCCAACCGCCCCAGTCTATAGAGAACGCCCATGCCCTACTGTTCCTGGGAGACAAGGTGACCACCGATCACATCTCCCCTGCCGGGAGCATCGCCAGGGTCAGTGCTGCTGCCAAGTACCTGCTGAGCAAACG CCTTACACCGCGAGAGTTCAATTCGTACGGCGCCCGGAGGGGAAACGACGCGGTGATGACCCGAGGGACATTTGCCAGCATCAAACTCCAGAACCGGTTAATCGGCAAACCGGGCCCCAAGACCGTGCACATTCCATCAGGCCAgact CTGGACGTGTTTGAGGCAGTAGAGCGCTACCAGAGAGACGGGATTCCCCTCATCATCCTGGCAGGGAAGCAGTACGGCTCAGGAAACTCTCGGGACTGGGCGGCCAAAGGACCCTACCTACTG GGTGTGCGAGCTGTCATAGCAGAAAGCTTTGAGAAGATGCACAAGAACCACCTGGTGGGCATGGGCATCGCGCCCCTCCAGTTCTTGCCAGGCCAGAGTGCCGATTCGCTAGAGCTCTGCGGGAAGGAGAAGTTCACTATCACTCTACCAGAGGACCTGTCCCCAAAGCAAATGCTGACTGTCAAA ACTAGCTCTGGAAAGACCTTCAGTGTGACGACTCTGTTTGACAACGAGATGGATGTGGCCTTTTACCGGCATGGCGGGCTGCTGCGATACGTGGCTCGGACCATGCTCTAG